One Candidatus Korarchaeum sp. genomic region harbors:
- a CDS encoding DNA-directed RNA polymerase gives MFYEVELSDVGYVKPVDLGKDVREVLREQFKAKYVGRFVKEAGLILDVLEVTDFGYGTSIIGSPNIYVRAKFKALSYMPLKDEVIEGEIENVVDYGIFVTAGPINGFVHISQLGDDVFVHRGGVIQGRKLKVTLRPGDIVRARVTAVSKPDPSAPLRNEPVIKVALTMRQPKLGKLEVVE, from the coding sequence TTGTTCTACGAGGTGGAGCTCAGTGACGTAGGTTACGTGAAGCCCGTCGACCTAGGGAAGGATGTGAGGGAAGTGCTCAGGGAACAGTTTAAAGCTAAGTACGTAGGGAGGTTCGTCAAGGAAGCGGGCCTCATATTAGATGTGCTCGAGGTCACTGACTTCGGCTATGGTACCTCGATAATAGGGAGCCCGAACATATACGTGAGGGCTAAGTTCAAGGCCCTCAGCTATATGCCCCTGAAGGACGAGGTCATAGAGGGAGAAATAGAGAACGTAGTTGACTACGGTATATTCGTGACAGCAGGTCCTATAAACGGATTCGTTCACATATCTCAGCTTGGAGACGATGTGTTTGTCCACAGAGGAGGAGTGATACAGGGGAGGAAGCTAAAGGTGACTCTCAGGCCCGGAGATATTGTCAGGGCTAGGGTAACCGCTGTTAGCAAGCCGGATCCCTCAGCTCCGCTCAGGAACGAGCCCGTGATAAAGGTAGCGTTGACTATGAGGCAGCCCAAGCTCGGGAAACTGGAGGTGGTTGAGTGA
- the spt4 gene encoding transcription elongation factor subunit Spt4, translated as MRYKACRNCKALIEDKEERCPMCGSEDFTYNWEGIVAIVDPFKSQIAKALGYEKAGIYALKVY; from the coding sequence GTGAGGTACAAGGCTTGTAGGAACTGCAAAGCGTTGATTGAGGATAAGGAGGAGAGGTGCCCTATGTGTGGGTCAGAGGACTTCACTTACAACTGGGAGGGGATCGTTGCTATAGTGGATCCCTTCAAGTCACAGATAGCTAAGGCTTTAGGCTATGAGAAGGCGGGGATATATGCTCTCAAGGTATACTGA